In one window of Musa acuminata AAA Group cultivar baxijiao chromosome BXJ3-2, Cavendish_Baxijiao_AAA, whole genome shotgun sequence DNA:
- the LOC135630964 gene encoding GTP-binding protein YPTM2: MNPEYDYLFKLLLIGDSGVGKSCLLLRFADDSYLESYISTIGVDFKIRTVEQDGKTIKLQIWDTAGQERFRTITSSYYRGAHGIIVVYDVTDQESFNNVKQWLNEIDRYASDSVNKLLVGNKCDLTANKVVSYETAKAFADEIGIPFMETSAKNATNVEQAFMAMTASIKDRMASQPAMNSSRPPTVQIRGQPVNQKSSCCS; the protein is encoded by the exons ATGAACCCGGAGTA TGACTATTTATTCAAACTTTTGCTCATTGGAGATTCGGGTGTTGGAAAATCATGCCTCCTCctaagatttgca GATGATTCTTACCTGGAAAGTTACATTAGCACTATTGGAGTTGACTTT AAAATTCGCACTGTTGAGCAAGACGGGAAGACCATTAAGCTTCAAATA TGGGATACTGCCGGGCAAGAGCGTTTCAGAACAATCACGAGCAGCTATTACCGTGGTGCCCATGGTATCATT GTGGTATATGACGTGACAGATCAGGAGAGTTTTAACAACGTAAAGCAGTGGTTAAATGAGATTGATCGATATGCGAGCGACAGCGTGAATAAACTTTTGGTGGGGAACAAGTGCGATCTTACCGCGAACAAAGTTGTGTCATACGAGACAGCCAAG GCTTTTGCTGATGAAATCGGTATCCCTTTCATGGAAACCAGTGCTAAGAATGCTACTAATGTGGAGCAGGCATTCATGGCCATGACTGCTTCCATCAAGGACAG GATGGCCAGCCAACCAGCCATGAACAGTTCCAGACCACCAACAGTGCAAATACGTGGACAACCTGTCAACCAGAAGAGCTCCTGCTGCTCTTAG
- the LOC135586952 gene encoding uncharacterized protein LOC135586952: MTSSGWPLDSLPLSRSLCLSIILFLRLARGINSSSTVIFSFAICTTNGDHALSLENPSSLKVAQVFTGVGIGAGRPIYVGVIPAVQKVLTAARGATDAFSGVGRHVNCSLKKLGFKNIEVGFRCGVGLGHGFGVGPGQSSTKVLSGTPVENAQLSSENVVDLKSGSTGNSYGYSMNDERPAEEARHSLNASKETPLEKSVASRTEKVINSFLQDPLFKDTEVKLVEVAGNLLTENDILQMLLKHQLAIEELIDENLKLRQVLVEDFKVSPCRLQTKDVSRTEVYYPCSDCFKCRRRRRKAAR, translated from the exons ATGACTTCAAGTGGTTGGCCACTCgactctctccctctctcacgctctctctgtctctctattATTCTTTTCTTGCGGCTCGCGCGCGGCATCAATTCCTCGTCTACGGTGATCTTTTCTTTTGCCATCTGCACTACCAATGGAGACCACGCACTGTCGTTAGAGAATCCCTCCTCCCTCAAGGTTGCTCAGGTCTTTACGGGTGTCGGCATCGGCGCTGGCCGACCCATATATGTAG GTGTGATACCAGCAGTTCAGAAAGTCCTGACTGCTGCTAGAGGTGCAACTGATGCTTTTTCTGGAGTTGGGAGGCATGTCAACTGTTCT CTAAAGAAGTTGGGCTTTAAGAACATTGAAGTTGGTTTCAGATGCGGGGTTGGTTTAGGCCACGGTTTTGGTGTAG GTCCTGGTCAGAGCAGCACCAAGGTGCTAAGTGGAACTCCTGTTGAAAATGCACAACTCTCAAGTGAGAATGTCGTGGATTTGAAATCTGGAAGTACTGGCAATAGCTATGGATATTCGATGAATGATGAAAGACCTGCTGAAGAAGCTAGGCATAGTCTTAATGCATCAAAAGAGACACCATTAGAGAAGTCAGTTGCAAGTCGTACTGAAAAAGTTATCAACAGTTTCTTGCAGGATCCACTTTTCAAGGATACTGAGGTCAAACTTGTTGAAGTG GCTGGAAACTTGCTCACAGAGAACGATATACTTCAAATG CTGCTGAAGCATCAGCTAGCGATCGAAGAATTGATCGACGAGAATCTGAAGCTGCGACAAGTACTCGTAGAGGATTTTAAGGTTTCACCTTGCAGGCTTCAAACAAAGGATGTCAGTAGAACAGAAGTCTATTACCCATGTTCTGACTGTTTCAAATgccgtagaagaagaagaaaggcagCAAGATAG